A genomic window from Nodosilinea sp. FACHB-141 includes:
- a CDS encoding LysR family transcriptional regulator → MDKLESMRAFTQVVESGGFAAAARKMDLSRSQVNKLVINLEEHLQTQLLQRTTRKVSPTDAGRAYYDRCLAILTDLEEAELALTRLHQEPRGSLRINAPMTFGTLHLAPLLVEFMAQYPDLYVELVLNDRRIDPIEEGFDITIRIAAQPPSPGLIAHILAPCPLVVCAAPDYLQQRGTPAHPDDLKQHDCLHYGHRAQDNSWTLVGDEPHTVTISGPLCCNNGEVLRAAALEGLGIVMLPDFIVEKDLKVERLRPILADYPPPPINIYALYPVNRHLSAKVTRLVEFLAEKI, encoded by the coding sequence ATGGACAAACTCGAAAGCATGCGCGCTTTTACCCAAGTTGTTGAATCAGGCGGTTTCGCTGCCGCTGCTCGCAAAATGGATCTGTCGCGATCGCAGGTCAACAAGTTGGTGATCAATCTGGAAGAGCATCTGCAAACCCAGCTCTTGCAGCGCACTACCCGCAAGGTCTCCCCCACCGATGCTGGCCGGGCCTACTACGATCGCTGCCTCGCCATCCTCACCGACCTCGAAGAAGCCGAGCTGGCCCTCACTCGTCTGCACCAAGAGCCGCGCGGCAGCCTGCGCATCAACGCCCCAATGACCTTTGGCACACTGCACCTAGCTCCCCTACTGGTGGAGTTTATGGCCCAGTACCCTGACCTCTACGTAGAGCTGGTGCTCAACGATCGCCGCATCGACCCGATTGAAGAAGGCTTTGACATCACCATTCGCATTGCTGCCCAGCCGCCTAGCCCTGGGTTGATCGCTCACATCCTGGCTCCCTGCCCGCTGGTGGTGTGCGCGGCACCCGACTATCTACAGCAGCGCGGCACCCCGGCTCATCCAGACGATCTCAAACAGCACGACTGTCTACACTACGGCCACCGCGCCCAAGACAACAGCTGGACTCTGGTAGGGGATGAGCCGCATACGGTCACGATCAGTGGACCGCTGTGCTGCAACAACGGCGAGGTGCTGCGAGCCGCTGCCCTGGAGGGCTTAGGCATCGTCATGCTGCCCGATTTCATCGTGGAGAAGGATTTAAAGGTAGAACGCTTGCGACCCATCCTTGCCGACTATCCGCCTCCGCCAATCAATATCTATGCGCTGTACCCAGTGAATCGCCACCTATCAGCGAAGGTGACTCGGCTAGTGGAGTTTTTGGCGGAGAAAATTTAG
- a CDS encoding glycosyltransferase family 2 protein — protein MVNSPTLSVVITCYCEGDLLLEAVESVRQQTQPPLEIVIVNDASPSDRTNQICRQLETEPDITLVWQTVNGGPSVARNAGFAAAQGEVLVPLDADDLLPPDALSHIQQAFLDYPNAGFIYGSYLCQRHPGDTRVVKAAPISLNSLLRARRFSLSTNWTLIGTAPLRKSLWEAVGHSDPDLGAEDLHDLEFWVRAMALPCGYYSTPEVIYIWRKYLGSNSRKVNPMSWYRVAQKHFEVYRQNGLEYRAHELLLLGSKWSNQAKEIRHHRRALLTCVARGNFQLSSLMALAIPAALFQPMAQLAKRFR, from the coding sequence ATGGTTAATTCACCAACCCTGAGTGTTGTCATCACCTGCTACTGCGAAGGCGACCTACTGCTGGAGGCGGTGGAGAGCGTGCGTCAGCAGACTCAGCCGCCTCTGGAGATCGTGATTGTCAATGACGCTTCGCCGAGCGATCGCACCAACCAGATCTGTCGCCAGCTAGAGACTGAGCCCGATATTACCCTGGTTTGGCAGACCGTCAACGGCGGCCCCTCAGTGGCACGCAACGCTGGATTCGCCGCCGCCCAAGGAGAGGTGTTGGTGCCCCTTGATGCCGATGACCTGCTGCCCCCCGACGCTCTAAGTCACATTCAGCAGGCGTTTTTGGATTATCCCAATGCCGGGTTTATCTACGGCAGCTACCTGTGTCAGCGACACCCTGGCGACACCCGCGTGGTCAAAGCAGCACCGATTTCGCTGAACTCTCTGCTACGGGCCAGACGATTTTCGCTCAGCACCAACTGGACGCTGATTGGCACTGCTCCGCTACGCAAGTCGCTGTGGGAGGCGGTGGGTCACAGCGACCCAGATCTGGGTGCCGAAGACCTGCACGACCTAGAGTTTTGGGTACGAGCCATGGCCTTACCCTGTGGTTATTACAGCACCCCAGAGGTGATTTACATCTGGCGTAAATACTTAGGCAGCAACAGCCGCAAGGTCAACCCCATGTCGTGGTATCGCGTTGCTCAAAAGCACTTTGAGGTCTATCGCCAAAACGGGTTGGAATACCGAGCTCATGAACTGCTGCTGTTAGGCAGTAAGTGGAGTAATCAAGCGAAGGAAATTCGTCACCATCGTCGTGCTTTGCTAACCTGTGTTGCTCGCGGCAATTTTCAGCTCTCGTCGCTGATGGCTTTGGCAATACCCGCTGCTTTATTTCAGCCCATGGCTCAGCTGGCAAAACGATTTCGTTAA
- a CDS encoding branched-chain amino acid transaminase: protein MHNFLPVAYFEGQFCDFSDAKLSIATHALHYGTGAFGGLRGIPDPTGSGRILLFRLDRHCQRLSTSARLLNYDLPADKIQAVIEDFVRKNSPDKSFYIRPFVYTSDLGISPRLHNVEKSFFVYGLELGDYLSPEGVTCRISSWYRQEDRSLPLRGKISGAYITSSLAKTEAVESGFDESILMNAQGKVSEASGMNVFIVRHGKLITPGYEQDILEGITRDSILTVARNLGIEVVERPVDKSELLIADEVFLSGTAAKITPVRKVESYNLPTNRPITDRLREKLTAITEGRDDEYKDWIFAIDLG from the coding sequence ATGCACAACTTTTTACCCGTCGCTTACTTTGAAGGCCAGTTTTGCGACTTTAGCGACGCCAAGCTTTCCATTGCCACCCACGCCCTGCACTACGGCACCGGGGCCTTTGGCGGGCTGCGCGGCATTCCCGACCCGACGGGCAGCGGACGCATTTTGCTCTTTCGCCTCGATCGCCATTGCCAGCGCCTTAGCACCAGCGCCCGGCTGCTCAACTACGACCTGCCCGCCGACAAAATTCAGGCGGTGATTGAAGATTTCGTCCGCAAAAACAGCCCCGACAAATCGTTCTACATTCGTCCCTTTGTCTACACCTCAGACCTGGGCATTTCGCCCCGGCTGCACAACGTCGAGAAAAGCTTTTTCGTCTATGGGCTAGAACTGGGCGACTATCTCTCGCCTGAAGGCGTCACCTGCCGGATTAGCTCCTGGTATCGGCAAGAAGACCGCAGCCTACCTCTGCGCGGCAAAATTAGCGGGGCCTACATCACCTCATCGCTGGCCAAAACCGAGGCCGTTGAGTCGGGCTTTGACGAATCGATTTTGATGAATGCCCAGGGCAAAGTCAGCGAAGCCTCGGGCATGAACGTGTTTATCGTGCGCCATGGCAAGCTGATCACCCCTGGCTACGAGCAGGATATTCTCGAAGGCATTACCCGCGACAGCATTCTCACGGTGGCCCGCAATTTGGGCATTGAGGTAGTCGAGCGCCCGGTCGATAAGTCAGAGCTGCTGATTGCCGATGAGGTCTTTCTCAGCGGCACGGCCGCCAAAATCACCCCAGTGCGTAAGGTAGAGTCATACAACCTGCCCACTAATCGCCCCATCACCGATCGCCTGCGCGAAAAGCTCACTGCCATCACCGAAGGGCGCGATGACGAGTATAAAGACTGGATATTTGCGATCGATTTGGGGTAG
- a CDS encoding L,D-transpeptidase — protein sequence MLASQRHWLKRFGAGAFLSLIVSGAGLFLASGVEPAMALTNEEIAARVANFRQSNERWFQIDLSSQRLTAWEGGTPVYAVIVSTGKRSTPTVTGVFEVQAMHRTTRMRGADYDVPDVPWTMYFHRGYAIHGAYWHHNFGTPVSHGCVNVAVDHAQWLYNWADLGTPVVVQH from the coding sequence ATGTTAGCCTCTCAGCGGCATTGGCTCAAACGCTTCGGAGCAGGTGCTTTTTTGAGTTTAATAGTTAGCGGTGCGGGGCTATTTTTGGCTTCAGGCGTAGAGCCTGCCATGGCCCTTACAAATGAAGAAATAGCCGCGCGGGTGGCAAATTTTCGCCAGTCGAACGAACGCTGGTTTCAGATAGATTTGTCGAGCCAGCGGCTGACGGCTTGGGAGGGGGGTACTCCGGTCTATGCCGTCATTGTCTCGACGGGAAAGCGCTCAACGCCCACGGTGACGGGAGTGTTTGAAGTTCAGGCAATGCATCGAACGACTAGAATGCGGGGTGCAGATTATGACGTGCCCGATGTGCCGTGGACGATGTATTTTCACCGGGGCTACGCCATTCATGGGGCTTACTGGCACCACAATTTTGGTACGCCCGTAAGCCATGGCTGTGTGAACGTTGCGGTTGACCATGCCCAGTGGTTGTACAACTGGGCGGACCTGGGGACACCCGTGGTTGTGCAACATTGA
- a CDS encoding N-acetyltransferase, translating to MIRPTVAADASNLISLAGATGLFEPHQLKELSTLLANSFDDTTASKAFWLTDDDSGPVGMAYCELERMTDQTWNLQLIAIHPSRQGQGRGTALLRHTEQTLVARGGRMLIVETSGSADFERVRTFYANCGYQEEGRIRDFYGTGYDKVAFRKVLEV from the coding sequence ATGATTCGCCCCACTGTTGCCGCTGACGCCAGCAATTTGATATCCCTAGCTGGCGCGACCGGCCTGTTTGAGCCCCACCAGCTCAAGGAATTGAGCACCCTGTTGGCCAACTCCTTTGACGACACCACCGCTAGCAAGGCATTTTGGCTAACCGACGACGATAGTGGGCCGGTGGGGATGGCCTATTGTGAGCTAGAACGCATGACCGATCAGACCTGGAATCTACAGCTGATTGCTATTCACCCTAGCCGCCAAGGGCAAGGGCGGGGGACAGCGCTACTACGCCACACTGAGCAAACGCTCGTGGCACGGGGTGGGCGCATGCTGATAGTCGAAACCTCCGGTTCCGCTGACTTTGAGCGCGTACGAACGTTTTACGCTAACTGCGGCTATCAAGAGGAAGGGCGGATCCGCGACTTCTACGGGACGGGCTACGACAAAGTGGCGTTTCGAAAAGTTTTAGAGGTGTGA
- a CDS encoding CDGSH iron-sulfur domain-containing protein, whose product MAEPVIADTKPVVMELEAGDYYWCTCGQSANQPFCNGAHKGTEFTPMKFTLEEKKQVALCACKYTQNAPFCDGSHVKL is encoded by the coding sequence ATGGCTGAGCCTGTAATTGCCGATACTAAGCCCGTAGTGATGGAGTTGGAGGCGGGCGACTACTACTGGTGCACCTGCGGCCAGTCAGCAAATCAACCCTTCTGCAACGGTGCCCACAAAGGTACCGAATTCACGCCAATGAAATTTACCCTGGAGGAGAAAAAGCAGGTGGCGCTGTGCGCCTGCAAGTACACGCAAAACGCGCCTTTCTGCGACGGTAGCCACGTCAAGCTATAG
- a CDS encoding phosphatidylserine/phosphatidylglycerophosphate/cardiolipin synthase family protein: MPTPTEVSDSDGEPPPVWLWWLAVGLLLLVLVVVSYGYLRGSFRQASTCTIDNVPSLDDPCFALCLEGLANSADTTGRLVGFWSEIDDVYAARDTAMASAEQLIQYETYFMTPGRRADAFAEVVADRAMAGVTVQLLLDHQGTKAMPEKYWRRLRNVGVEIQFFRPLDWRAPLEYNSRSHRKLLIIDGCRVFIGGAGVSDFWDGVAFDHDDGPWLDFEVAYEGEVVSLLQGKFLQNWSCAGGCIDLKQGLHSVQKHGSTPLYITDNTSSLNESSMRLLMQLHILAAKERLWIGSPYLVPDDDTTQALICACKKGVDVRILTMGASTDKKMVHMASRGLYGPLLEAGVKICEYQPSMMHAKFVLVDDGWVSTGSANFDPRSYFHNDELNISGAYPELARKVEQFFIDAMANSYCITHTDWQNRSTSEKIKGQMALLFRQLL; this comes from the coding sequence ATGCCTACCCCGACTGAAGTTTCGGATTCTGATGGAGAGCCTCCGCCTGTGTGGTTGTGGTGGTTAGCGGTAGGGCTATTGCTGCTGGTGCTAGTGGTGGTCAGCTATGGGTATCTCAGGGGCAGCTTTCGCCAAGCCTCAACCTGCACGATCGATAACGTACCCAGCTTAGATGACCCCTGTTTTGCCCTCTGTCTAGAAGGGTTGGCCAACTCTGCGGACACTACCGGGCGCCTGGTTGGTTTTTGGAGTGAAATAGACGATGTCTATGCCGCTCGCGATACCGCCATGGCCAGTGCCGAGCAGCTAATTCAATACGAAACCTACTTTATGACGCCGGGACGCCGGGCCGATGCCTTTGCTGAGGTGGTGGCCGATCGCGCCATGGCCGGGGTGACGGTGCAACTCCTGCTCGACCACCAGGGCACCAAGGCGATGCCCGAAAAATACTGGCGGCGGCTGAGAAACGTCGGGGTTGAAATTCAGTTCTTTCGGCCCCTCGACTGGCGCGCGCCCCTGGAATACAACTCGCGATCGCACCGCAAACTGCTGATTATCGACGGCTGCCGGGTATTTATTGGTGGGGCCGGCGTATCGGACTTTTGGGATGGAGTCGCCTTTGATCACGATGATGGCCCCTGGCTCGACTTTGAAGTAGCCTACGAAGGCGAAGTGGTAAGCCTGCTCCAGGGCAAATTTTTGCAAAACTGGTCCTGTGCTGGGGGGTGTATCGACCTCAAGCAAGGTCTACATTCGGTACAAAAGCATGGGTCTACACCGCTTTACATTACCGACAACACCTCCAGTCTCAACGAATCTTCCATGCGGCTGCTGATGCAGCTCCACATTCTGGCGGCAAAAGAGCGATTGTGGATTGGCAGCCCCTACCTGGTGCCCGATGATGACACTACCCAAGCCTTAATCTGCGCCTGCAAAAAAGGTGTGGACGTTCGCATTCTCACCATGGGAGCCTCTACCGACAAAAAAATGGTGCACATGGCCAGCCGCGGCCTGTATGGCCCTCTGCTTGAAGCCGGCGTCAAAATTTGTGAGTATCAGCCCAGCATGATGCACGCTAAGTTTGTGCTGGTGGATGATGGTTGGGTAAGTACTGGCAGCGCTAACTTTGACCCCCGCAGCTATTTTCATAACGACGAGCTGAATATCTCAGGTGCCTATCCCGAGCTGGCCCGCAAAGTCGAGCAATTTTTTATTGATGCCATGGCCAACAGCTACTGCATCACCCACACCGATTGGCAAAACCGCTCCACCTCCGAAAAGATCAAGGGCCAAATGGCGCTGCTGTTTAGGCAATTGCTTTAA
- a CDS encoding PspA/IM30 family protein — MGLFDRVWRVLRANLGSAVNQAEDPEKVLEQAMADMQANLIQLRQAVAQAIATQKRTERQSSQAKSTAQEWYNRAELAIQKGEEDLARQALTRRQTYLQSAQAMDAQLNQQRDVVNGLKDNMRRLEAKISDARTKKDLYIARARSAEASQRIQDMLGQTGTGGSIAAFERMEERVMELEAKSEALEELSGDPLERQFAALEGGSTTVDNELAAMKNRLAGQGGTPGLPPAP; from the coding sequence ATGGGGTTGTTTGATCGGGTATGGCGAGTTCTGCGGGCTAATCTAGGTAGCGCCGTCAACCAAGCCGAAGACCCCGAAAAGGTGTTGGAACAGGCGATGGCCGATATGCAGGCCAATCTGATTCAGCTGCGCCAGGCGGTAGCCCAGGCGATCGCCACCCAAAAGCGCACCGAGCGCCAGAGTTCCCAAGCCAAATCGACCGCTCAGGAGTGGTACAACCGCGCCGAGCTAGCCATTCAAAAGGGTGAAGAAGACTTAGCCCGCCAGGCCCTCACCCGTCGCCAAACCTACCTGCAATCGGCCCAGGCTATGGACGCCCAGCTCAACCAGCAGCGCGACGTGGTCAACGGTCTCAAGGACAACATGCGGCGGCTAGAGGCCAAAATCTCTGACGCCCGCACGAAGAAAGACCTGTATATCGCTCGCGCCCGCTCTGCCGAAGCTTCCCAGCGCATTCAAGACATGCTGGGGCAGACGGGCACGGGTGGCTCGATCGCTGCCTTTGAGCGGATGGAGGAGCGGGTGATGGAGCTAGAAGCTAAGTCTGAAGCCCTCGAAGAACTCAGCGGCGACCCCCTAGAACGCCAGTTTGCTGCCCTTGAAGGTGGGTCGACCACAGTGGATAACGAGCTAGCGGCGATGAAAAACCGTTTGGCAGGCCAGGGGGGCACCCCAGGTTTACCGCCAGCACCTTAG
- a CDS encoding type II toxin-antitoxin system HicB family antitoxin has product MKQIQQFTALIERDDDAYVSLCPELDIASQGDTVEEARTNLIEAIELFFEVADPSEIASRLKSEVFITRLEVSIG; this is encoded by the coding sequence ATGAAACAGATTCAGCAATTCACAGCACTAATTGAACGAGACGATGATGCCTATGTGTCGCTATGTCCAGAGCTAGACATTGCTAGCCAGGGCGACACCGTTGAAGAAGCTAGAACCAATTTGATTGAAGCGATCGAGCTATTTTTTGAGGTTGCTGATCCGTCTGAAATTGCGTCGCGTCTCAAGTCTGAGGTCTTTATTACTCGGCTGGAGGTCAGCATTGGGTAA
- a CDS encoding SPOR domain-containing protein, with product MTQLPSGLSTRPETFAPASESNLRLQRAVESLNLNLDDELHRYRQARSGQVTPTPARLQLRTQRKPIDLITVKSTAAAATAAAAAPPPPPNARLQEILGQSSTPSVQAYPPQATVNQVRMSHGGTLTTYRPSPEDYLESTEALLGSLPNAGQQHREPAYVPSFGRQLATPLGVGALLLLLVTSAGFGYLVTSPQAIQHLTDNAITRRLKGDPIPADSNADSVALDGLESQAESGFKPLGPDLSEKEFASLDLNNISTLPSADSPKSPAAAAASGTTSPTMVGGQPLPISGQRPGEPRTTGPRPGVLTPAGGSGGVLRAEIVTAPRAAVSAPRAAVSPRSVATAAPARSAPAPTTAPAAARVAPPAASAQPPRPLAANRAPAAPPAPIAPPAVAPPAPITQAPPQAAAPSYYVVTDYNGAQSLESARSAVGDAYVRNFSNGTRIQMGAFSQPSSAQNLVNELQGQGIPAQVISP from the coding sequence ATGACGCAATTGCCCTCTGGTCTATCCACCAGACCCGAGACTTTTGCCCCCGCCAGCGAGTCGAACCTTCGCCTGCAGCGGGCGGTAGAAAGTCTCAACCTCAACCTGGATGACGAGTTGCACCGCTACCGACAAGCGCGATCGGGTCAGGTTACTCCCACCCCGGCTCGCCTACAGCTGCGGACTCAGCGCAAGCCCATCGACCTGATCACTGTCAAATCCACAGCGGCGGCAGCAACGGCGGCAGCCGCCGCTCCACCCCCACCCCCCAACGCCCGTCTGCAAGAGATTTTGGGGCAGTCATCAACACCTAGCGTGCAGGCGTACCCGCCGCAGGCCACTGTCAACCAAGTGCGCATGAGCCACGGCGGCACCCTAACCACCTATCGCCCGTCCCCAGAAGACTATCTAGAAAGTACTGAAGCGCTGTTGGGCAGCCTGCCCAACGCCGGCCAACAGCACCGCGAACCAGCATACGTGCCCTCTTTTGGGCGCCAGCTAGCCACCCCGCTAGGAGTCGGTGCTCTGCTGCTACTGCTAGTAACCAGCGCTGGGTTTGGCTACCTGGTCACGTCACCTCAGGCCATACAGCACCTGACTGACAATGCCATCACCCGCCGCCTTAAGGGCGACCCCATCCCAGCGGATAGTAATGCCGACTCCGTAGCCTTAGACGGCCTAGAAAGTCAGGCCGAATCAGGCTTCAAGCCCCTCGGTCCAGATCTGTCAGAAAAAGAGTTTGCCTCCCTCGATCTGAACAACATCAGTACCCTACCCTCCGCCGATTCGCCCAAGTCACCCGCCGCTGCAGCCGCGTCAGGAACTACTTCACCCACGATGGTCGGGGGGCAGCCCTTGCCTATCAGCGGCCAGCGCCCTGGTGAGCCAAGAACCACAGGCCCTCGCCCTGGCGTGCTTACCCCTGCGGGGGGTAGTGGTGGGGTGCTGCGAGCCGAAATTGTGACCGCTCCTAGAGCCGCAGTCAGCGCTCCTAGAGCCGCAGTCAGCCCTAGGTCGGTCGCAACCGCTGCCCCGGCGCGATCGGCCCCGGCCCCAACCACCGCGCCTGCTGCTGCTCGGGTAGCACCCCCTGCCGCCAGTGCTCAGCCACCACGGCCCCTAGCCGCAAACCGAGCCCCAGCAGCGCCCCCGGCCCCGATAGCCCCGCCTGCTGTAGCACCGCCGGCCCCCATTACCCAGGCTCCACCCCAGGCGGCAGCTCCTAGCTACTACGTGGTGACCGACTACAACGGCGCCCAGTCGCTAGAGTCAGCCCGCAGTGCGGTGGGTGATGCCTACGTACGCAATTTCTCCAACGGCACCCGCATTCAGATGGGTGCATTTTCTCAGCCGTCATCGGCCCAAAATCTCGTAAATGAGCTCCAGGGGCAGGGGATTCCGGCCCAGGTAATTTCGCCTTAG
- a CDS encoding ComEC/Rec2 family competence protein, giving the protein MGGIAGLLWASAYCVGLLWVSLWVRHLGLNLWVGVAVAGIGAIAAASLAALVLPRRWRRGPTAAMWLGAGAIALLATLNYGLRYPVPGSLDISSLLSQGEAAGAQQIVWGEVQTLPRVTRSGRGQFWLATNQVRRLDAENNPLGIPSLVRGKLYVTVPVERSEGLFPGQRVQIQGNLYEPALPKNPNAFNFRQYLVSQRCFAGFAGDRILPDQGQSPPRWALWRLRQRIARAQADRLGSPVGPLVSAMALGRQAVNVPYDIQDAFMQAGMAHVLAASGFQVSLILGVVLAIVGHRAIASRLPYPVTTKVIAGGTALVVFVLLTGVQPSVMRAAVMGAGVLAGLALERSIKPLGCLLLAVTLLLLFNPTWIDDIGFQLSVMATLGLMVAVTPITEKLEWLPTTLAAVAAVPLAAYLWTIPLSLFYFNTLTTYSILLNIVTTPLVMVISLGGMASGLAAAAWPWLGSLLAWPLWLPTQILIALVKWEVGLPGSALATGHISLVQMVGLYGLFWIWGWGAVRRRGLVALLIVVVALGPLLYRGATLSQVTVLAAGNDAVMVVQDGRSPLMINSGTDDTAFYTVLPFLRQAGINQLTSAIHGDDSDSDNWRTIADKTPIRNFYGASSALAEAPAVNQFHPLIAGQMQPVSRQRVQYLQDGARGLRLDLLNRQNWLLLPKLSTEQQMPWVAAHPGLQSEVLWWHGEALTAEVIAAIGAQVAIASAPRIDETTEQLLRDRGIQVFCTERDGAITWSPHQGYRAYLATRQHPTAALE; this is encoded by the coding sequence ATGGGCGGAATTGCGGGGTTGCTGTGGGCTAGCGCATACTGCGTTGGCCTACTCTGGGTCAGTCTTTGGGTGCGTCATTTAGGATTGAACCTTTGGGTTGGGGTGGCTGTTGCCGGTATCGGGGCGATCGCGGCAGCGAGTTTGGCGGCACTGGTGCTGCCCCGTCGCTGGCGGCGAGGGCCGACGGCGGCTATGTGGCTGGGGGCGGGAGCGATCGCCCTTCTAGCTACCCTCAACTACGGCCTACGCTACCCAGTCCCTGGCTCTCTCGATATCAGTTCCCTGCTGAGTCAGGGCGAGGCGGCTGGAGCACAGCAGATCGTCTGGGGCGAGGTGCAAACCCTTCCTCGCGTGACCCGCAGTGGTCGAGGGCAGTTTTGGCTGGCCACCAACCAAGTGCGTCGGTTGGATGCCGAAAACAATCCCCTTGGTATTCCCAGCCTGGTTCGAGGCAAGCTCTACGTCACCGTGCCGGTGGAGCGAAGTGAAGGCTTGTTTCCAGGGCAGCGGGTGCAGATACAGGGCAATCTCTACGAACCGGCCCTGCCTAAAAACCCCAACGCGTTTAACTTTCGACAGTATCTAGTCAGCCAGCGCTGTTTTGCCGGGTTTGCGGGCGATCGCATTCTGCCTGACCAGGGTCAGTCGCCGCCCCGATGGGCTCTGTGGCGACTGCGGCAGCGCATCGCCCGCGCCCAAGCCGACCGGCTGGGCAGTCCGGTCGGGCCTTTAGTCAGCGCTATGGCCTTGGGCCGCCAGGCGGTGAATGTGCCCTACGACATTCAAGATGCTTTTATGCAAGCTGGCATGGCGCATGTTCTAGCGGCCAGCGGGTTTCAGGTGTCGCTAATCTTGGGGGTGGTGCTGGCGATTGTGGGACATCGAGCGATCGCCTCCCGGCTGCCCTACCCGGTGACGACCAAGGTAATTGCTGGGGGAACAGCGCTGGTGGTGTTTGTGCTGTTGACCGGCGTACAGCCCAGCGTCATGCGGGCGGCGGTTATGGGGGCTGGGGTGCTAGCGGGCCTTGCCCTAGAGCGCAGCATCAAACCTCTGGGCTGTCTGCTGTTGGCGGTCACCCTGCTGCTGCTGTTTAACCCAACATGGATCGACGACATTGGCTTTCAGCTCAGCGTCATGGCCACCTTGGGGCTGATGGTGGCGGTGACGCCAATTACAGAAAAGCTGGAGTGGCTGCCGACCACGCTGGCAGCAGTGGCAGCGGTGCCCCTAGCCGCCTACCTGTGGACCATCCCCCTCTCGTTGTTCTATTTCAACACCCTCACCACCTACAGCATTTTGTTGAATATCGTGACCACGCCCCTGGTGATGGTCATCAGCTTGGGCGGTATGGCCAGCGGGCTAGCGGCAGCGGCCTGGCCTTGGCTGGGGAGCCTGCTAGCCTGGCCCCTGTGGCTACCGACCCAAATTCTCATTGCCCTGGTGAAGTGGGAGGTGGGTCTACCCGGCAGTGCTCTGGCGACAGGCCACATTTCGCTGGTGCAGATGGTTGGCCTCTATGGGCTCTTCTGGATTTGGGGTTGGGGTGCGGTGCGGCGGCGGGGACTGGTCGCCCTGCTGATTGTGGTGGTGGCCCTGGGGCCGCTGCTCTACCGAGGGGCAACGCTTTCTCAAGTGACGGTGCTAGCGGCGGGCAATGACGCGGTAATGGTGGTGCAGGATGGGCGTTCCCCATTGATGATCAACAGCGGCACTGACGACACCGCCTTCTACACCGTGCTGCCCTTTCTGCGACAGGCGGGCATCAACCAGCTCACCAGCGCCATTCACGGCGACGATAGTGACAGCGACAACTGGCGCACCATTGCCGACAAAACCCCAATTCGCAATTTCTATGGAGCCAGTTCAGCTTTGGCAGAGGCTCCTGCAGTTAACCAGTTTCATCCGCTGATCGCAGGCCAGATGCAGCCAGTAAGCCGTCAGCGAGTGCAGTATTTGCAGGATGGTGCTCGAGGGCTGCGGTTAGATCTGCTGAATCGGCAAAACTGGCTGTTGTTGCCCAAGCTATCCACCGAGCAGCAAATGCCTTGGGTGGCGGCGCACCCAGGGCTGCAAAGCGAGGTGCTGTGGTGGCATGGGGAAGCCCTAACGGCAGAGGTGATTGCTGCCATTGGGGCGCAGGTGGCGATCGCCTCTGCCCCCCGCATTGACGAGACCACTGAGCAGCTGTTACGCGATCGCGGCATTCAAGTTTTCTGCACCGAGCGCGACGGCGCCATCACCTGGAGCCCGCACCAAGGCTACCGAGCCTACCTAGCGACGCGACAGCATCCTACCGCCGCGCTGGAGTAG
- a CDS encoding pirin family protein: protein MIKVRPANERGAANFGWLDSHHTFSFGNYYDLKHMGFASLRVINEDKVTPSQGFGTHGHRDMEIITYVLDGALEHKDSLGTGSVIRPGDVQRMSAGTGIRHSEFNASDTNPVHFLQIWILPETEGIDPGYEQISIAPEAKQGQLRLVGSRDGRDGSVTIHQDVSLYATTLSDGDAVAHTLAPGRVAWVQVARGAVNLNGHDLTAGDGAAVSDLDTLSLTGAADEAEVLLFDMAA from the coding sequence ATGATTAAGGTTCGTCCTGCTAATGAACGTGGTGCCGCCAACTTTGGCTGGCTCGATTCTCACCACACCTTCTCCTTCGGCAACTACTACGACCTTAAGCACATGGGCTTTGCCAGCCTGCGGGTGATCAACGAAGACAAGGTGACGCCCAGCCAGGGCTTTGGCACCCACGGCCACCGCGACATGGAAATCATTACCTACGTTTTGGATGGCGCACTGGAGCACAAAGATAGCCTTGGCACTGGCTCCGTTATTCGCCCTGGGGATGTGCAGCGGATGTCGGCAGGCACGGGCATTCGCCACAGCGAGTTCAACGCTTCAGACACCAACCCGGTGCACTTTCTGCAAATCTGGATTTTGCCGGAGACTGAGGGCATTGACCCCGGCTACGAGCAAATCTCGATCGCACCGGAAGCCAAACAAGGTCAGTTGCGCCTGGTCGGTTCTCGCGATGGCCGTGATGGTTCCGTCACCATTCACCAGGATGTCAGTCTCTACGCCACCACGTTGAGCGATGGCGATGCAGTGGCACATACCCTGGCTCCGGGCCGAGTGGCCTGGGTGCAGGTAGCCCGTGGCGCAGTCAACCTTAACGGCCATGACCTCACCGCCGGAGATGGGGCTGCTGTCAGCGACCTCGACACCCTGAGCTTGACTGGGGCTGCCGATGAGGCCGAGGTGCTGCTATTTGATATGGCCGCCTAA